A stretch of the Conger conger chromosome 3, fConCon1.1, whole genome shotgun sequence genome encodes the following:
- the LOC133124116 gene encoding myc box-dependent-interacting protein 1-like isoform X4, translated as MAEAGKGVTAGKLASNMQKKLTRAQEKVLQKLGKADETKDAAFEESVTNFNKQMAEGTKLQKDLRTYLAAVKAMHDSSRRLQECLADMYEPEWYGKEEVDSIAEDTDLLWIDFHQKLVDQALISMDTYLGQFPDIKARIAKRDRKLVDFDSARHHVASIQKSKKKDEVKLAKAEDELGKAQKVFDEINVDLQEELPALWNSRVGFYVNTFQSVGSLSEKFHREMGKLNQSLNEVMTKLEEQNKDKPDTNHSITQQDPSIPKSESQEDKTDSAEAPGAESNSLPAAKAEESPVATSNGSTEEVEMPPGFVFKVKAMHDYIANDADELEMKSGDTVLVVSYDNPDEQDDGWLMGMLEANWIKSKGLAPKGVFPENFTQKL; from the exons ATGGCTGAGGCGGGGAAAGGGGTCACTGCTGGAAAACTGGCCAGCAACATGCAGAAAAAGTTAACACGAGCACAAGAAAAG GTTCTACAGAAGCTGGGTAAAGCAGATGAGACTAAGGATGCCGCATTTGAGGAGAGTGTGACAAACTTCAACAAGCAAATG gcaGAAGGCACCAAACTTCAGAAGGACCTGAGGACTTACTTGGCAGCTGTCAAAG CCATGCACGACTCTTCCAGGCGTCTGCAGGAGTGCCTGGCCGACATGTACGAGCCAGAGTGGTACGGCAAGGAGGAAGTGGACTCCATTGCTGAG GACACTGACCTTCTGTGGATAGACTTTCATCAGAAACTGGTGGACCAAGCCTTGATCTCAATGGATACGTACCTGGGCCAGTTCCCCGATATTAAG GCACGCATTGCGAAGCGCGACAGGAAACTGGTGGACTTTGACAGTGCACGACACCACGTTGCCTCTATACAGAAGAGCAAGAAAAAGGATGAGGTCAAGTTGGCCAAG gCAGAGGATGAATTGGGAAAAGCTCAGAAGGTGTTTGACGAGATTAATGTAGATCTACAGGAGGAGCTCCCAGCACTGTGGAACAG TCGTGTTGGCTTTTATGTTAACACATTCCAGAGTGTGGGATCACTGTCAGAGAAGTTTCATAGAGAAATGGGAAAG CTGAATCAGAGCCTGAACGAAGTGATGACCAAATTGGAAGAACAGAACAA GGATAAGCCTGACACCAACCACAGCATCACTCAACAGGACCCATCCATTCCCAAGTCTGAATCACAG gaGGACAAGACCGACTCTGCTGAGGCTCCTGGAGCAGAATCT AATTCTCTGCCTGCTGCTAAAGCTGAAGAGTCGCCTGTGGCAACAAGCAACGGGTCAACAGAGGAGGTGGAAATGCCTCCAGGATTTGTCTTCAAA GTTAAGGCGATGCATGACTACATAGCCAATGATGCCGATGAGCTTGAAATGAAATCTGGGGACACCGTACTGGTTGTGTCCTACGACAACCCCGATGAACAG GATGACGGGTGGCTGATGGGAATGCTGGAGGCCAACTGGATTAAGAGCAAAGGCCTTGCTCCCAAGGGGGTGTTCCCAGAAAACTTTACCCAGAAGTTGTGA
- the LOC133124116 gene encoding myc box-dependent-interacting protein 1-like isoform X1, with product MAEAGKGVTAGKLASNMQKKLTRAQEKVLQKLGKADETKDAAFEESVTNFNKQMAEGTKLQKDLRTYLAAVKAMHDSSRRLQECLADMYEPEWYGKEEVDSIAEDTDLLWIDFHQKLVDQALISMDTYLGQFPDIKARIAKRDRKLVDFDSARHHVASIQKSKKKDEVKLAKAEDELGKAQKVFDEINVDLQEELPALWNSRVGFYVNTFQSVGSLSEKFHREMGKLNQSLNEVMTKLEEQNKKGLKAAGSVKRDKPDTNHSITQQDPSIPKSESQPEQTPAEPQKWDDDTQAGWGDDGAQAAQSGWDDDGAETARSNWDDDGAQPAQSGWDNDAQADAQADAQAGWNDDTQADAQAGWNDDTQADAQSGWNDDTQADAQSGWNDDTQADAQSGWNDDGEDNAQTHWGDDGAQVGVEEPAAADAQASWDTSDSQAGWAEEQTATDADTEQLQGEESQDGGYTAGDGEYLNEDKTDSAEAPGAESNSLPAAKAEESPVATSNGSTEEVEMPPGFVFKVKAMHDYIANDADELEMKSGDTVLVVSYDNPDEQDDGWLMGMLEANWIKSKGLAPKGVFPENFTQKL from the exons ATGGCTGAGGCGGGGAAAGGGGTCACTGCTGGAAAACTGGCCAGCAACATGCAGAAAAAGTTAACACGAGCACAAGAAAAG GTTCTACAGAAGCTGGGTAAAGCAGATGAGACTAAGGATGCCGCATTTGAGGAGAGTGTGACAAACTTCAACAAGCAAATG gcaGAAGGCACCAAACTTCAGAAGGACCTGAGGACTTACTTGGCAGCTGTCAAAG CCATGCACGACTCTTCCAGGCGTCTGCAGGAGTGCCTGGCCGACATGTACGAGCCAGAGTGGTACGGCAAGGAGGAAGTGGACTCCATTGCTGAG GACACTGACCTTCTGTGGATAGACTTTCATCAGAAACTGGTGGACCAAGCCTTGATCTCAATGGATACGTACCTGGGCCAGTTCCCCGATATTAAG GCACGCATTGCGAAGCGCGACAGGAAACTGGTGGACTTTGACAGTGCACGACACCACGTTGCCTCTATACAGAAGAGCAAGAAAAAGGATGAGGTCAAGTTGGCCAAG gCAGAGGATGAATTGGGAAAAGCTCAGAAGGTGTTTGACGAGATTAATGTAGATCTACAGGAGGAGCTCCCAGCACTGTGGAACAG TCGTGTTGGCTTTTATGTTAACACATTCCAGAGTGTGGGATCACTGTCAGAGAAGTTTCATAGAGAAATGGGAAAG CTGAATCAGAGCCTGAACGAAGTGATGACCAAATTGGAAGAACAGAACAA AAAGGGCTTGAAGGCAGCCGGATCAGTAAAGAG GGATAAGCCTGACACCAACCACAGCATCACTCAACAGGACCCATCCATTCCCAAGTCTGAATCACAG CCTGAGCAAACCCCTGCAGAGCCGCAAAAGTGGGACGATGACACGCAGGCGGGCTGGGGCGATGACGGGGCGCAGGCTGCGCAGTCGGGCTGGGACGATGACGGGGCAGAGACTGCTCGGTCTAACTGGGATGATGATGGCGCCCAGCCTGCGCAGTCGGGCTGGGACAATGATGCGCAAGCGGATGCGCAGGCGGATGCGCAGGCGGGCTGGAATGATGACACACAGGCCGATGCGCAGGCGGGCTGGAATGATGACACACAGGCCGATGCGCAGTCGGGCTGGAATGATGACACACAGGCCGATGCGCAGTCGGGCTGGAATGATGACACACAGGCCGATGCGCAGTCGGGCTGGAACGATGATGGAGAGGACAATGCGCAGACTCACTGGGGAGATGATGGGGCCCAGGTAGGGGTGGAAGAGCCGGCAGCTGCGGATGCACAGGCGAGCTGGGACACCAGTGACAGCCAAGCTGGGTGGGCAGAGGAACAGACTGCAACTGATGCAGACACTGAGCAGCTACAGGGGGAGGAGAGCCAAGATGGTGGCTATACTGCAGGGGATGGGGAGTACCTGAAT gaGGACAAGACCGACTCTGCTGAGGCTCCTGGAGCAGAATCT AATTCTCTGCCTGCTGCTAAAGCTGAAGAGTCGCCTGTGGCAACAAGCAACGGGTCAACAGAGGAGGTGGAAATGCCTCCAGGATTTGTCTTCAAA GTTAAGGCGATGCATGACTACATAGCCAATGATGCCGATGAGCTTGAAATGAAATCTGGGGACACCGTACTGGTTGTGTCCTACGACAACCCCGATGAACAG GATGACGGGTGGCTGATGGGAATGCTGGAGGCCAACTGGATTAAGAGCAAAGGCCTTGCTCCCAAGGGGGTGTTCCCAGAAAACTTTACCCAGAAGTTGTGA
- the LOC133124116 gene encoding myc box-dependent-interacting protein 1-like isoform X3, with product MAEAGKGVTAGKLASNMQKKLTRAQEKVLQKLGKADETKDAAFEESVTNFNKQMAEGTKLQKDLRTYLAAVKAMHDSSRRLQECLADMYEPEWYGKEEVDSIAEDTDLLWIDFHQKLVDQALISMDTYLGQFPDIKARIAKRDRKLVDFDSARHHVASIQKSKKKDEVKLAKAEDELGKAQKVFDEINVDLQEELPALWNSRVGFYVNTFQSVGSLSEKFHREMGKLNQSLNEVMTKLEEQNKKGLKAAGSVKRDKPDTNHSITQQDPSIPKSESQEDKTDSAEAPGAESNSLPAAKAEESPVATSNGSTEEVEMPPGFVFKVKAMHDYIANDADELEMKSGDTVLVVSYDNPDEQDDGWLMGMLEANWIKSKGLAPKGVFPENFTQKL from the exons ATGGCTGAGGCGGGGAAAGGGGTCACTGCTGGAAAACTGGCCAGCAACATGCAGAAAAAGTTAACACGAGCACAAGAAAAG GTTCTACAGAAGCTGGGTAAAGCAGATGAGACTAAGGATGCCGCATTTGAGGAGAGTGTGACAAACTTCAACAAGCAAATG gcaGAAGGCACCAAACTTCAGAAGGACCTGAGGACTTACTTGGCAGCTGTCAAAG CCATGCACGACTCTTCCAGGCGTCTGCAGGAGTGCCTGGCCGACATGTACGAGCCAGAGTGGTACGGCAAGGAGGAAGTGGACTCCATTGCTGAG GACACTGACCTTCTGTGGATAGACTTTCATCAGAAACTGGTGGACCAAGCCTTGATCTCAATGGATACGTACCTGGGCCAGTTCCCCGATATTAAG GCACGCATTGCGAAGCGCGACAGGAAACTGGTGGACTTTGACAGTGCACGACACCACGTTGCCTCTATACAGAAGAGCAAGAAAAAGGATGAGGTCAAGTTGGCCAAG gCAGAGGATGAATTGGGAAAAGCTCAGAAGGTGTTTGACGAGATTAATGTAGATCTACAGGAGGAGCTCCCAGCACTGTGGAACAG TCGTGTTGGCTTTTATGTTAACACATTCCAGAGTGTGGGATCACTGTCAGAGAAGTTTCATAGAGAAATGGGAAAG CTGAATCAGAGCCTGAACGAAGTGATGACCAAATTGGAAGAACAGAACAA AAAGGGCTTGAAGGCAGCCGGATCAGTAAAGAG GGATAAGCCTGACACCAACCACAGCATCACTCAACAGGACCCATCCATTCCCAAGTCTGAATCACAG gaGGACAAGACCGACTCTGCTGAGGCTCCTGGAGCAGAATCT AATTCTCTGCCTGCTGCTAAAGCTGAAGAGTCGCCTGTGGCAACAAGCAACGGGTCAACAGAGGAGGTGGAAATGCCTCCAGGATTTGTCTTCAAA GTTAAGGCGATGCATGACTACATAGCCAATGATGCCGATGAGCTTGAAATGAAATCTGGGGACACCGTACTGGTTGTGTCCTACGACAACCCCGATGAACAG GATGACGGGTGGCTGATGGGAATGCTGGAGGCCAACTGGATTAAGAGCAAAGGCCTTGCTCCCAAGGGGGTGTTCCCAGAAAACTTTACCCAGAAGTTGTGA
- the LOC133124116 gene encoding myc box-dependent-interacting protein 1-like isoform X2, with protein sequence MAEAGKGVTAGKLASNMQKKLTRAQEKVLQKLGKADETKDAAFEESVTNFNKQMAEGTKLQKDLRTYLAAVKAMHDSSRRLQECLADMYEPEWYGKEEVDSIAEDTDLLWIDFHQKLVDQALISMDTYLGQFPDIKARIAKRDRKLVDFDSARHHVASIQKSKKKDEVKLAKAEDELGKAQKVFDEINVDLQEELPALWNSRVGFYVNTFQSVGSLSEKFHREMGKLNQSLNEVMTKLEEQNKDKPDTNHSITQQDPSIPKSESQPEQTPAEPQKWDDDTQAGWGDDGAQAAQSGWDDDGAETARSNWDDDGAQPAQSGWDNDAQADAQADAQAGWNDDTQADAQAGWNDDTQADAQSGWNDDTQADAQSGWNDDTQADAQSGWNDDGEDNAQTHWGDDGAQVGVEEPAAADAQASWDTSDSQAGWAEEQTATDADTEQLQGEESQDGGYTAGDGEYLNEDKTDSAEAPGAESNSLPAAKAEESPVATSNGSTEEVEMPPGFVFKVKAMHDYIANDADELEMKSGDTVLVVSYDNPDEQDDGWLMGMLEANWIKSKGLAPKGVFPENFTQKL encoded by the exons ATGGCTGAGGCGGGGAAAGGGGTCACTGCTGGAAAACTGGCCAGCAACATGCAGAAAAAGTTAACACGAGCACAAGAAAAG GTTCTACAGAAGCTGGGTAAAGCAGATGAGACTAAGGATGCCGCATTTGAGGAGAGTGTGACAAACTTCAACAAGCAAATG gcaGAAGGCACCAAACTTCAGAAGGACCTGAGGACTTACTTGGCAGCTGTCAAAG CCATGCACGACTCTTCCAGGCGTCTGCAGGAGTGCCTGGCCGACATGTACGAGCCAGAGTGGTACGGCAAGGAGGAAGTGGACTCCATTGCTGAG GACACTGACCTTCTGTGGATAGACTTTCATCAGAAACTGGTGGACCAAGCCTTGATCTCAATGGATACGTACCTGGGCCAGTTCCCCGATATTAAG GCACGCATTGCGAAGCGCGACAGGAAACTGGTGGACTTTGACAGTGCACGACACCACGTTGCCTCTATACAGAAGAGCAAGAAAAAGGATGAGGTCAAGTTGGCCAAG gCAGAGGATGAATTGGGAAAAGCTCAGAAGGTGTTTGACGAGATTAATGTAGATCTACAGGAGGAGCTCCCAGCACTGTGGAACAG TCGTGTTGGCTTTTATGTTAACACATTCCAGAGTGTGGGATCACTGTCAGAGAAGTTTCATAGAGAAATGGGAAAG CTGAATCAGAGCCTGAACGAAGTGATGACCAAATTGGAAGAACAGAACAA GGATAAGCCTGACACCAACCACAGCATCACTCAACAGGACCCATCCATTCCCAAGTCTGAATCACAG CCTGAGCAAACCCCTGCAGAGCCGCAAAAGTGGGACGATGACACGCAGGCGGGCTGGGGCGATGACGGGGCGCAGGCTGCGCAGTCGGGCTGGGACGATGACGGGGCAGAGACTGCTCGGTCTAACTGGGATGATGATGGCGCCCAGCCTGCGCAGTCGGGCTGGGACAATGATGCGCAAGCGGATGCGCAGGCGGATGCGCAGGCGGGCTGGAATGATGACACACAGGCCGATGCGCAGGCGGGCTGGAATGATGACACACAGGCCGATGCGCAGTCGGGCTGGAATGATGACACACAGGCCGATGCGCAGTCGGGCTGGAATGATGACACACAGGCCGATGCGCAGTCGGGCTGGAACGATGATGGAGAGGACAATGCGCAGACTCACTGGGGAGATGATGGGGCCCAGGTAGGGGTGGAAGAGCCGGCAGCTGCGGATGCACAGGCGAGCTGGGACACCAGTGACAGCCAAGCTGGGTGGGCAGAGGAACAGACTGCAACTGATGCAGACACTGAGCAGCTACAGGGGGAGGAGAGCCAAGATGGTGGCTATACTGCAGGGGATGGGGAGTACCTGAAT gaGGACAAGACCGACTCTGCTGAGGCTCCTGGAGCAGAATCT AATTCTCTGCCTGCTGCTAAAGCTGAAGAGTCGCCTGTGGCAACAAGCAACGGGTCAACAGAGGAGGTGGAAATGCCTCCAGGATTTGTCTTCAAA GTTAAGGCGATGCATGACTACATAGCCAATGATGCCGATGAGCTTGAAATGAAATCTGGGGACACCGTACTGGTTGTGTCCTACGACAACCCCGATGAACAG GATGACGGGTGGCTGATGGGAATGCTGGAGGCCAACTGGATTAAGAGCAAAGGCCTTGCTCCCAAGGGGGTGTTCCCAGAAAACTTTACCCAGAAGTTGTGA